The following are encoded together in the Chaetodon trifascialis isolate fChaTrf1 chromosome 3, fChaTrf1.hap1, whole genome shotgun sequence genome:
- the LOC139328729 gene encoding pseudouridylate synthase RPUSD4, mitochondrial-like — protein sequence MNSCRRITCGDWMSGLNTVLLRIKPGTNCRRCSGTAPSLSRTQATTEKHAPETGERPRLRAIDLARKIQREKTKPPAEKPPLSAQQKRVADLKRFSLQLQNVHPNVLAKHLHRSILYQDKDVVVLNKPYGVPVQGDSGAMSISSVLPVLSKLMAGMKVKSESQLLPCLGLEKEITGAFLLARREEVVEHILNLHRNNQVQRKYWVVTVGVPVPSEGVIDIPIIEREVTGSQPHYKMALNPLFKMNDAGDGMTKVRAHRHAHPAVTKYRVLDSSGGCSLVELQPVTGVKHQMRVHMAFALSCPILGDHKYSHWNKLAPQKLPERVLGKLGLEQSKIRYVPLHLLARQLTLTGTSHADIDVSCPLPKYFTQTLTRLQLSLPDKEDSK from the exons ATGAACAGCTGTAGAAGAATAACCTGCGGTGACTGGATGTCCGGACTGAACACCGTCCTTCTTCGGATCAAACCAGGGACAAACTGCCGCAGGTGCTCGGGGACAGCACCGTCCCTCAGCCGGACCCAGGCCACCACCGAAAAACACGCTCCGGAAACGGGAGAGAGACCCAGGCTGAGAGCGATAGACCTGGCCCGTAAGATCCAGCGGGAGAAGACGAAACCACCGGCGGAAAAGCCTCCGTTGTCCGCTCAGCAGAAAAGGGTGGCGGATCTGAAACGGTTCAGTCTGCAGCTTCAAAATGTCCACCCTAACGTGCTGGCCAAACACCTCCACAGAAGCATACTGTACCAGGACAAAGATGTAGTTGTCCTCAACAAACCTTACGGTGTCCCAGTCCAAG GTGACTCTGGGGCCATGTCCATCTCCTCCGTGCTTCCTGTTCTCTCCAAATTAATGGCTGGGATGAAGGTCAAGTCTGAGTCTCAGCTGCTCCCCTGTCTGGGATTAGAAAAGGAAATAACAGGCGCTTTCCTGCTGGCCAGGAGAGAGGAAGTAGTGGAGCACATACTCAATCTTCACAGAAATAACCAAGTGCAGAGAAAGTATTG GGTCGTCACAGTCGGTGTCCCTGTGCCGTCTGAAGGAGTGATTGATATTCCCATCATAGAGAGGGAGGTCACAGGCTCTCAGCCACACTACAAG atGGCTCTAAATCCTCTGTTCAAAATGAATGATGCAGGCGATGGTATGACCAAAGTCCGCGCCCATCGGCACGCCCATCCCGCAGTGACCAAGTACAGAGTCTTAGACAGCAGCGGTGGTTGCAGCCTTGTGGAGCTGCAGCCTGTTACTG GAGTGAAGCACCAGATGAGGGTTCACATGGCGTTTGCTCTGTCGTGCCCCATTCTTGGTGACCACAAATATTCCCACTGGAACAAACTGGCACCTCAG AAATTACCGGAACGTGTGCTGGGAAAGCTTGGACTGGAACAGAGCAAGATCCGGTACGTCCCTCTTCATTTGCTCGCTCGACAGCTGACGCTAACGGGAACCAGTCACGCTGACATCGACGTGTCCTGCCCTCTGCCTAAGTACTTCACGCAAACACTGACTCGACTGCAGTTAAGTCTTCCTGATAAAGAGGACTCTAAGTAA
- the LOC139328757 gene encoding WD repeat-containing protein 82-like: MKITDSVLRSFRVARTYQQNSQKVNCVDFSPNGENAVSSSDDDCIVLYDILEGKPKGSLYSKKYGVDLIRYTHGDTQTVVYSSNKLDDTIRYLSLADNKYIRYFPGHTARVIALSMSPVDDTFISGSLDKTIRIWDLRSPDCQGLTNPLGKPVCSFDPDGLIFAAGVESQAIKLYDLRAFDKGPFASFETMFSRVCDWTGLKFSNDGKQILISTNGGMIRILNAFNGSVMHTFSGYNNSKGISLEACFTPDSQFVMIGSEDGRVHVWSTESGMKVAVLDGKHPGPINTLQFNPRYLTFASACTNMTFWLPFFDDL, from the exons ATGAAGATCACAGACAGCGTGCTACGAAGCTTCAGGGTTGCCAGAACATATCAGCAAAATTCCCAGAAAGTCAACTGTGTGGACTTCAGCCCAAATGGTGAAAATGCAGTATCAAGCAGCGACGACGACTGCATTGTGCTCTATGACATCCTGGAGGGAAA ACCTAAAGGGAGCCTGTACAGCAAGAAGTATGGCGTAGACCTCATCCGCTACACAcatggagacacacagacagtggtCTACAGCTCCAACAAGCTGGATG aTACCATCCGATACCTGTCCCTCGCTGACAACAAGTACATCAGGTATTTCCCAGGTCACACTGCGAG agtTATTGCTCTCTCCATGTCACCAGTGGATGATACGTTTATCTCCGGCTCGTTGGATAAGACGATCCGGATCTGGGACCTGCGCTCTCCAGATTGTCAG GGTTTGACTAATCCTCTGGGGAAACCAGTATGTTCCTTTGACCCTGACGGGTTGATATTTGCTGCAGGCGTGGAATCACAAGCCATCAAATTATATGACCTTCGTGCTTTTGACAAg GGTCCCTTTGCCTCTTTTGAGACAATGTTTAGTCGTGTCTgtgactggactggactcaagTTCAGTAACGACGGGAAACAGATTCTCATATCCACCAATGGAGGGATGATTCGCATCCTGAATGCTTTCAATGGATCTGTGATGCACACTTTTTCT GGCTACAACAACAGTAAAGGAATCTCCCTGGAGGCCTGCTTCACGCCCGACTCGCAGTTTGTCATGATCG GCTCAGAGGACGGCAGAGTCCATGTTTGGAGCACTGAGAGTGGGATGAAGGTGGCTGTGCTGGATGGGAAACATCCAGGACCCATCAACACTCTGCAGTTTAACCCAAGATACCTGACCTTTGCTAGCGCCTGCACCAACATG ACATTTTGGCTCCCGTTTTTTGATGACTTGTAG